The candidate division WOR-3 bacterium genome includes a region encoding these proteins:
- a CDS encoding HAMP domain-containing sensor histidine kinase: MYIAFSDLFILSFVTDPVTLTRVQTYKGLGYVIATGLLLYFLIRSQLEKLRRTDELLKKAEDLNKRLSEINKQLIESEQKRNMFIASMGHELRHPLNLIMGFTSVLLNEYAGKINEEQRHQLQIIKESSKHLLSLINEIIEITKLELTKEGLNLRRFDLRKLIFEIVSPYQTLAEQKNLKIEVNAPDEVIILSDESRLRQVVTNLISNSIKFTDKGFVKIELIDAGDSAELIIQDTGIGMSKEELSYLFQPFSIKYFKNRPDVEGTGLGLFICKRILDLLNGEIKVESKLNIGTRFLIKLPKRQELLL, from the coding sequence TTGTATATTGCTTTTTCTGATCTATTTATCCTGAGCTTTGTCACCGATCCCGTTACCTTAACCCGGGTTCAGACCTATAAAGGTTTGGGCTATGTTATCGCCACCGGTTTATTGTTATATTTTTTGATTCGCAGTCAATTAGAGAAACTCCGACGTACAGACGAACTTTTAAAAAAAGCTGAGGATTTGAATAAAAGATTGTCCGAGATCAATAAGCAACTGATCGAATCCGAACAAAAAAGAAATATGTTCATTGCTTCAATGGGGCATGAGCTACGTCATCCTCTTAATTTAATAATGGGCTTCACCAGCGTTTTGCTAAATGAATATGCCGGTAAGATCAATGAGGAGCAAAGGCATCAACTCCAGATTATTAAAGAAAGTTCGAAACATTTGCTCTCGCTCATCAACGAAATTATTGAGATTACCAAACTGGAATTGACAAAGGAGGGGCTAAATTTAAGGCGGTTTGATTTAAGGAAGTTGATTTTTGAAATTGTCAGTCCTTACCAGACACTGGCTGAACAAAAAAACCTTAAAATCGAAGTTAATGCCCCAGATGAGGTAATAATTTTATCTGATGAAAGTCGATTAAGACAGGTGGTGACCAATCTTATTAGCAACAGCATAAAATTCACAGATAAAGGGTTTGTTAAAATTGAACTGATCGATGCTGGGGATTCGGCTGAACTAATAATTCAAGATACAGGTATAGGAATGAGTAAAGAGGAGTTGAGTTATCTTTTCCAACCATTCAGCATAAAGTATTTTAAAAATCGGCCGGATGTAGAAGGTACGGGTTTAGGACTTTTTATTTGTAAACGCATCTTAGACCTTTTAAACGGGGAAATTAAAGTAGAAAGTAAATTAAATATTGGAACCAGATTTTTAATTAAATTACCCAAGAGACAGGAGTTATTATTATGA